TTCCATTGATTAAGATATTTTGAGTCGTTTTTTACATGGTTGTGTCATATTTCTGTGCATACTTTCCGTTGAAGCTTGCGTCGATGCATGCTTCAAAATATGTACAAATAGATTATGCATCTGAGAGATGCCCTCCGTGCTTTGATTTGGACTCATACTCTGACAGTCCCGTGCACCAATTTGCGTGCTCGGAGCACGGTAGTAGGTATATTGACAGAACACCCACAGAGATCCCATAACAAATACAACACATCCTACTATGTCACATTACACAGCATGACAAGGCACAGTAGCCTACCTGTGGCAGGTATCCAATGTCCACCTCCATATTACTGTTCTCAGTGGCTCCATAGAGCCACTCCATGTCCACATTCAGAGTCCTGTGAGACCGGGAGAAGTCAGTGTCTGCCATCTTACATTCACTTACAGATATATCAGTAGCATTACTATCATCCTAAAGGTCTACTCTGAATGGATAAGACACAAAGTCTGTAGACTACAGAGGTCATTCTGGTTATCGATAACAGTCAACCGTGTTATTCACTGACCTGTCGTTGGGGACGTAGAGGGTGAACTGTCGGACGTGGGAGGAGTCCCGGGAGAGGATGATGTTGCCAGTGAACTGGCCCGGGGTGAACCAGAAGGGGAAGTCTGGGACATCATTGAGCTGAAACTCTGCATGGATCCTGTGGAGGTACAGGGGTAATAACATGGTAACTAATTGTAAACGCAATGGACTAGGCTTGATGAGGAATCTCAGAGTTCCCTCACCTGAAGACAATGTCTAGATAAAAGTCACTGGCGGCTCGGATGCAGGCCACTGTTCCCTGAGGGGCAAAACGAGACTTGATGAAGGGCCGTGGATGGAACATACTTAGCAGGGAGTGAATGAGAACCTGTGGGGAAACAAATACAGTCACTGCTAGGTTCATATATTTTCTTCAACCAAGTTGTGACATTTTACATTTTCTACTGATACCATGAAAGACTATGCTGTAATATCATCTCATAGTCAAAGTAGCACTTGGTTTTCGCCAATGTATATATAATCATCGCCAAGAGTTTGAGTGATGATCAAGTGTAGTAGACAGTTAAAATCAAACTCAATATAAAATATCAGATACAGTCACTTCCTAAAACCGTACCTCTTTTCCTCGTGGTGCAGGAGGGTGGTAGCGATTGTTTGGCAGGTACCCAGTGAAGATGTTGAGCTCACTCTGAATGACCCACCAGGTGTCCCCCACTTCCCCTTTGTTTTTGGGGGGCAGGAAGGCCCTGAACTGGCTGGCAGAGAAGGACATGGAGGGCACAGCAGGACTCTGCCAGGAACGCAGCCCACTCAGGGAACTATGAGTAACCTGGAGAGGCAGAGACTGAATTGTGATATCTGAGGCTTTCTCTGCTAAACCTTGGACTGTCTATTTGAACCTTTTTCTCCCTTTTCTGTAATTTATCACCATAAGTCCTTTTATAAAAGCAACTTACTGGTAAGTCATCTTTTGAATCCACTCAGAGACACAGCTTCGAAAGCAGTCAAATGTTTAcaatgtagtgtgttatgtattctccattcgaaccacccagtttataattcagTGCAATTCACAGGTAAGGTAAGTTATCACTGTTATTATAACGTGAGTGTTGGGCTGGTCTACTCTTTTTACCCCGAGGAAGCCGTCCTTGCTCTTCGTCATTGTGTCAAGCTGCAGAGGCTGCATCTTGGCCTCCAGGGTTAGGGTCTCTCCATTGGGGTCATGGGTCACTTCCTCCTCAAAATCTGCTGGAGGTGAGATCCCTGCAGGGAGGCAGGCAAAAGGATACAAACCAATGACTGTGTATTCGTGTTGGGTTTGTGGGGATGGAGTATTTTGGATTTGAATGTGTTAGGGTGCATAAGAAAGCTGCTGGTGAACCTGTGAGTTTCTCTGCGACGAGTTTGAACTCCTCAGGACTAAGGTACAGGTCATGGTTTGTGTccaaggaggagaagagaaagaggccCTCGGTGCCCAGTGCTTTCAAGGCCACTTCCTGTTGGAGGAACACACAATAAGGGCTCCTTATTGCGTCTTACCGTGTCAGTTCTCACACTCCAGTGACATTCCTGAACAATGTCTGGGACCAATCAGAGTGAACCTTTTTAACCTCTAAGCACACTACAATTTTGAAAACATTGTTTTGGATAAAGAAAGCAGCTACAAATATATCAGTTTATCAAATGAGTGTACTTGAAATTAAACATGCCAAGGAAGTGAGGGGATTAGTTTCCCAAAAGAATGTTGTAACCTTGAGGCCCTTCTACACAAAAATACACTGACTGCGTGCCCTCTTATGTTAGCTCAATGGATGGAATAAGAAGAACAACTTGTGAGCCAGACAACTATTTCTGTAAGTGGGGTGTTAATTGTGGGACCAGCTGTGGCAGACATCCAACCCCctaataaaaaaaacatgtaagTTTAAAAAACACTATGGGGTATAAAAGTGTTTGATCCCACAAAGACAAAAAGGTATGTGTTCAACTTCTAAAACCTTCCCAAAAATGTAAAATAAGCCACATGTTTTCAAATACTACATTAACTTTTAACAGTTAAGAAAAATAACTGCCATCAGCACAAGACTTGGCAGAGAAAATGCAATCTTTGCGATAATTTCAAAAGGTAATTCATgttttatgtttcatgttttatcATGTTTTTTCCACAACAGTTAGTTGTGGGAAAAGTACAAtgttcatacttgagtaaaggtaataataccttaatagaaaatgactcaaataaaagtgaaagttacccagtaaaatactacttgagtaaaaatatttggatttaaatgtacttaagtatcaaaagtaaatggaattgctaaattgtacttaagtatcaaaaggtaAAAATATAatcaattttttaaaatatatatattttttacggatagccaggggcaaacTCCAACACCATCTACAAACAAAGcatctgtgtttagtgagtccgccagatcagaggctgtaagGATGACCAGAGACGTTCTCTTGATAAATAactgtgaattggaccattttcctgtcaaaatgtaacgagtacttttgggtgtcagggaaaatgtatggagttaaaagtacattttttttcattaagaatgtagtgaagtaaaagtacaagtttgcaaaaatataaatagttaagtagagatacccaaaaaaacgactttagtagtactttaaaatatttttacttaaatactttacaccGCTACAAGTCAATTCAGATGCAGAACTAAAGACATCTGCTGAGAAGATGCGTAAAACATGGGATACAGATGTTGAACTTACATGACGTTTAAGTAGCTGTGAGTCCTGATAATATGTGTAACCAAAGGCAAGAAGGGGAACAATAATGAACATAAGCAATGTTGACATTGCTCCAATGATCCAAGAACGCTTGGACCTGCCAGGCGCCAGTCGTTCACCGCCTTGAGATTTGTCCAGACGCTCATCCTCCCCCAAACAAGCTTTCTTGTCCTCCGGGATTATTTTATCCACGTCCGCGGCCATTCCTTGCTCTCGCCCTTACACAAACGCAGGCGTGCTCTCTAGAAAGAAAATCGGCGCAAAGTACCCTTATCTATTGGAAATACAGCTACCAATTACGGTTCAAATGTACTCTACTCGGTAGAACTATCCGCTACTCTGTCGCAACCAACAGCTAGCTATATATGTAACGACATTCATTTCTTGACATTCTCATTTCCCACATCTCTTCTCCATTCAACGAATACATTCCCTGAGGGGCAAGACAGCATTAAAGGGCCAGTGTGCTATTTTCTTATTCGTTGGAATATCTGCTTGGTTCATAATAACCACAATAATATGTCGGACTTGCCAGAGAACATTGGATGAATGGAAAGCCGTTAAAACATATATTTATATAATGTTTTTCATCTATAATTGTATGTTTTGATATCAATCATTCAAACATGTATATCAAGAAATGATTTTATCAATATCAGTAATTCGatttttatatattatatatatataacctttatttagcaaggcaagtcagtttaagaacaaattcttatttacaatgacggcctataggGCGGCGCACCGGACGACGCAcaaactcggacgacgctgggccaattgtgcgccgcactaAGGGACTCCCAATTAACGCCGATTGTGATACAGTCGAGATATCAATAATTCCCCATAGGATTCAATGGAGAAATAATTCAATTACCGCCATCAAAAATTGGATTAAGTTATATAAAAACGAATTATTGATATCCCAAAAATATTCATATCAAATTATATTAATAATTCATTATATTAATAATTGCTGGATTCCAAATATATTAACATATATACAACTAATTAACAGTGAAAATCAATCAGCTTCGATTCACCACTTTTTCCATCGAGACTCGCATGTGGTCGAAGCCGCTAATGTTCTGTGCTACTAACTTTTTTAGATGCGGTGAGTTCGAGTCCCCCTGCAGACAAACACCCCCCCTTAAAAACTATCTATTGCTGCTCCTCCAGAGTCCAATAATGCATATGTGACGGTCATTATAACAATGTAGCTAAAGTTGTATTCTCTGGCACGAAATCAATAATTACGAGTGTATTTCATAACATCAGTAACTATTTTTTCCCCTTTTTGACATTATGTAAACTGTTAATGCATTAAAGCCTATGTATGCTTGCTCTGGCAATGCGATCTGGGGGCTAGGCAGAGGTTTTGACACAATTGCGGAGCCTCTGGAGGCTTGCAGAGGCCAAGTCGAGCTCTGTACCGCATCGCTTTGCGCCTCCCAAATGTTTTAACAATGCGGAAGGCTCCATATAG
The genomic region above belongs to Oncorhynchus nerka isolate Pitt River linkage group LG18, Oner_Uvic_2.0, whole genome shotgun sequence and contains:
- the selenon gene encoding selenoprotein N, translated to MAADVDKIIPEDKKACLGEDERLDKSQGGERLAPGRSKRSWIIGAMSTLLMFIIVPLLAFGYTYYQDSQLLKRHEVALKALGTEGLFLFSSLDTNHDLYLSPEEFKLVAEKLTGISPPADFEEEVTHDPNGETLTLEAKMQPLQLDTMTKSKDGFLGVTHSSLSGLRSWQSPAVPSMSFSASQFRAFLPPKNKGEVGDTWWVIQSELNIFTGYLPNNRYHPPAPRGKEVLIHSLLSMFHPRPFIKSRFAPQGTVACIRAASDFYLDIVFRIHAEFQLNDVPDFPFWFTPGQFTGNIILSRDSSHVRQFTLYVPNDRTLNVDMEWLYGATENSNMEVDIGYLPQMELQAAGPSTPSFIQDEEGNIIDSRGGGSDPIQFVFEDIHWTSEISREEAARRLEVTFYPFKKVSYLPFSEAFQRAQEESKLVHSILLWGALDDQSCUGSGRTLRETVLESSPVLALLNQSFVSSWSLVKELEDMQANKQNPVESQRARLHLENYNFPVEMMVALPNGTIVHHINANYFLDQTSMKPEEEAATFSFSGGFEDPSTATYINFLKEGLEKAKEHLAQ